One window from the genome of Spirosoma rhododendri encodes:
- a CDS encoding vanadium-dependent haloperoxidase — protein sequence MKKLLVLWLCWQVSMARPTPKLPDLAHRLQPAVFATTMVMIHDVVNPPAASRFYTYCLLGAHEIVAQQHPDQVATAQRFVQQMKPIMITTPEHYNYQIAALYCILETGRLILPSGYMLEEEQKKLLESLQKAGYTPIQIEQSVEVAQQVAKQVMQRAAGDKYSKLSTQLRYRPIKDDAHWYPTPPAYIEAIEPNWRTIRPMLIDSCSQFKPIAPATFSKDSTSQFYKLAREVHTVVNALTPEQRFIASYWDCNPFAVNTSGHMSIGFKKISPGGHWMNITNLVTSQLKLPFDQAVEVESIAAMTLMDAFISVWDEKYRSNRIRPETYINRYISPRWQPLLQTPPFPEYTSGHSVISTAVSEVLTYLLGDGIAFVDNTEVTFDLPERKFSSFRQAASEAAISRLYGGIHYRDAIENGQVQGKAIGDFVIDRLRKAGVRKILTAGR from the coding sequence ATGAAGAAATTGCTTGTCTTGTGGCTGTGCTGGCAGGTGAGCATGGCCCGGCCAACGCCCAAACTGCCTGATCTGGCGCACCGGTTACAGCCAGCGGTGTTTGCCACGACGATGGTGATGATCCACGACGTTGTCAATCCGCCCGCAGCCAGTCGATTTTACACCTACTGCCTGTTGGGCGCCCATGAAATCGTCGCGCAGCAACACCCCGATCAGGTCGCAACGGCTCAGCGGTTTGTGCAGCAGATGAAGCCAATCATGATCACTACACCCGAGCATTACAACTACCAGATTGCCGCGCTGTACTGTATTCTGGAAACGGGCCGACTGATTCTGCCGTCGGGCTATATGCTGGAGGAGGAGCAGAAAAAACTGCTTGAGTCGTTGCAGAAAGCCGGTTACACGCCGATCCAGATTGAGCAGTCGGTTGAGGTGGCGCAGCAGGTGGCCAAGCAGGTAATGCAGCGGGCGGCTGGCGACAAGTACAGCAAATTGAGTACGCAGCTGCGCTACCGACCCATCAAAGACGACGCGCACTGGTACCCAACACCACCGGCTTACATCGAAGCGATTGAGCCCAACTGGCGCACAATCAGGCCGATGCTGATCGATTCGTGCAGTCAGTTTAAGCCCATTGCTCCAGCCACATTCAGCAAAGATTCTACCAGCCAGTTCTACAAGCTGGCACGAGAGGTACATACTGTTGTGAATGCGCTGACGCCCGAACAGCGGTTTATCGCGTCGTACTGGGACTGCAACCCGTTTGCCGTCAATACGTCGGGCCACATGTCGATCGGCTTTAAAAAAATCAGCCCCGGCGGCCATTGGATGAACATCACGAATCTGGTTACGAGCCAGCTCAAACTACCGTTCGATCAGGCGGTGGAAGTTGAATCGATTGCCGCTATGACGCTTATGGATGCGTTTATCAGCGTATGGGACGAGAAGTACCGCAGCAACCGTATCCGCCCCGAAACGTACATCAACCGGTACATCAGCCCGCGCTGGCAACCGCTGTTACAAACGCCCCCTTTCCCGGAATATACGAGTGGGCATAGCGTAATCTCGACGGCAGTTTCGGAAGTGCTGACTTATCTGCTTGGTGATGGCATTGCCTTTGTAGACAATACCGAAGTAACCTTTGACTTACCGGAGCGGAAGTTTTCATCGTTTCGGCAGGCAGCGTCGGAAGCGGCTATTTCGCGGCTTTACGGCGGTATTCACTACCGGGATGCGATCGAAAACGGGCAAGTGCAGGGCAAAGCGATCGGCGACTTTGTTATCGACCGGCTACGCAAAGCGGGTGTTCGCAAAATACTGACTGCTGGCCGTTAA
- a CDS encoding VCBS repeat-containing protein, with product MITAIQPAICRLLSIVLLCFAGLSANGQSTLFQALLSEKTGITFTNNVDENEQLNVLSYEYFYNGAGVAAADFNNDGLIDLFFTANLNANKLYLNQGKLAFTDITKAAGAGLSGRSGGWKTGVSVADVNNDGRPDIYVCYSGKGDEALRRNQLFINQGNKADGTAQFVEKAAEYGLDDPGYSTQAAFLDYDRDGDLDMLLLNHNVKKYDNMELARLHNETDPLAGNKLFENQKGKFVDVTAKAGIHQYPLTFGLGMAIADINLDGWPDVYVTNDYNEPDYIYINQKNGTFLDATQQQLRHMAQFSMGVDIADVNNDGLPDIISLDMLPEDNRRQKLLQLQENYESFELMQQQNLQRQYMRNMLQLNNGNIAGNNGMSLPVFSEIAQVAGVSNTDWSWAPLLADFDNDGYKDLFITNGYLRDYTNKDFLRYWGDYKIRKAIDREPVQLMDLVKAMPATKLPNYVFRNNHDLTFSNQQQGWGITKPTISNGAVYADLDNDGDLELIVNNINEPASVYQNMAREQGQHAYVQLKLESDNGSAGTIGAKVTVYTAGNRQYQELNPARGYLSTQPTTLHFGLGAATTIDSIAVVWPDQSRQVLVRQGVNQLLTIRQAGAKKVKTNPVANAVPVFVSVDSLLPHTHEGYVENDFKRQPLMLWMYSHTGPVIAKGDVNRDGLEDLFISGDQKKPGAVWIQQKGKKSEPAFTKLDGLTIGDETVSAISAATFFDANGDGYDDLYVAKGGYSLFEANTASLQDELYLNDGHGKLNKATLPAMTMSSKSCIRPVDYDGDGDLDLFVGGRVVPGRYPETPQSYLLENKGNARFSLVDVPFASVGMVTDAQWSDLDGDNRPDLILCGEFMPVIVYQNTKSGFVDQTKTYMPRGETGFWSSLTVADLNGDGKKDIIAGNLGLNSQIKASTTEPAELLFADFDGNGSVDPFFCYYIQGKTYPFVSRDELNDQIYAMRRKFAYYKDYANASATDIFSAEELAKAHKLTVTNTRSVCYLRQGNTFVPGELPIQAQFAPVTSTLTGDYDRNGTTDLLLLGNRSDNRLKLGSMDANYGCLLSGDGKGGFTYVSQPASGLLVQGDVKSAMTVTIGGQPYVLIGSFNQPLQLYKTTKP from the coding sequence ATGATTACAGCTATTCAGCCTGCTATTTGCCGATTGCTGTCAATCGTACTACTGTGCTTCGCTGGCCTGTCTGCCAATGGACAATCGACGCTTTTTCAGGCGCTATTGTCCGAAAAAACGGGCATCACGTTTACGAACAACGTAGACGAGAATGAGCAGTTGAATGTGCTGTCGTACGAATATTTCTACAACGGTGCCGGTGTTGCCGCTGCCGACTTCAACAACGATGGCCTGATCGACCTGTTCTTTACGGCCAATCTCAACGCCAATAAGCTGTACCTGAATCAGGGTAAGCTGGCGTTTACCGACATTACCAAAGCCGCCGGTGCCGGGCTTAGTGGCCGTAGCGGTGGCTGGAAAACGGGCGTGAGCGTCGCCGACGTGAACAACGACGGACGCCCCGACATCTATGTTTGTTATTCGGGCAAAGGCGATGAAGCCCTGCGCCGAAATCAACTCTTCATCAATCAGGGTAATAAGGCCGACGGTACGGCACAGTTCGTGGAAAAAGCGGCTGAGTACGGCCTCGACGATCCCGGCTACAGCACACAGGCCGCCTTCCTCGACTACGACCGCGACGGTGATCTCGACATGCTGTTGCTGAACCATAACGTCAAGAAGTACGACAACATGGAGCTGGCCCGGCTGCACAACGAAACCGATCCGCTAGCGGGAAACAAGCTGTTCGAAAATCAGAAGGGCAAATTTGTCGACGTAACGGCCAAAGCCGGGATTCACCAGTACCCGCTAACATTCGGGTTGGGCATGGCCATTGCCGATATCAATCTCGACGGTTGGCCCGACGTCTACGTAACGAACGATTACAACGAACCCGATTACATCTACATAAACCAGAAGAACGGCACCTTTCTGGACGCCACGCAGCAGCAGTTGCGGCACATGGCGCAGTTCTCGATGGGCGTTGATATTGCCGATGTAAACAACGACGGCCTGCCTGATATCATATCGCTGGATATGCTACCGGAAGATAATCGGCGGCAGAAACTGCTTCAGTTGCAGGAGAACTACGAGTCGTTTGAACTGATGCAGCAACAGAACCTGCAACGGCAGTACATGCGCAATATGTTGCAGCTGAACAATGGTAATATAGCTGGTAACAACGGTATGTCGTTGCCTGTGTTCAGCGAGATTGCGCAGGTGGCGGGTGTCTCAAATACCGACTGGAGCTGGGCACCCCTGTTAGCTGACTTCGACAATGATGGTTACAAAGACCTGTTCATCACCAACGGGTACCTGCGCGATTACACCAACAAAGACTTCCTGCGCTATTGGGGCGACTACAAAATCCGCAAGGCAATCGATCGCGAACCGGTGCAGCTGATGGATCTGGTAAAAGCCATGCCTGCCACGAAGCTGCCCAACTACGTGTTCCGTAACAACCACGACCTGACGTTCTCAAATCAGCAGCAGGGGTGGGGGATTACGAAGCCGACGATCTCGAACGGGGCCGTTTACGCTGATTTGGACAACGACGGTGATCTCGAACTGATCGTCAACAACATCAACGAACCAGCGTCGGTCTACCAAAACATGGCTCGTGAGCAGGGGCAACATGCGTATGTGCAGCTGAAACTGGAGTCAGACAATGGTTCCGCCGGCACGATTGGCGCTAAGGTTACTGTTTACACGGCGGGCAACAGGCAGTATCAGGAGCTGAACCCGGCGCGGGGCTACCTGTCGACCCAGCCGACGACACTGCACTTTGGTCTGGGAGCCGCCACCACAATCGATTCCATTGCCGTGGTGTGGCCCGATCAGTCGCGGCAGGTACTGGTGCGGCAAGGGGTGAATCAGTTGCTGACAATCAGACAGGCGGGCGCAAAAAAGGTAAAGACAAACCCAGTCGCTAACGCTGTACCGGTGTTCGTATCGGTTGATTCGCTACTGCCGCACACGCACGAAGGCTACGTCGAGAATGACTTCAAACGGCAGCCGCTTATGCTCTGGATGTATTCGCACACGGGGCCGGTCATTGCCAAAGGTGATGTCAACCGTGATGGGCTGGAGGACTTGTTCATCAGTGGTGATCAGAAAAAGCCGGGTGCGGTCTGGATACAGCAGAAAGGTAAAAAATCGGAACCGGCGTTCACGAAGCTCGACGGGCTGACGATTGGCGACGAAACCGTATCGGCTATCTCGGCAGCTACGTTCTTCGACGCCAACGGTGACGGCTATGATGATTTGTACGTTGCAAAGGGTGGGTATTCCCTGTTTGAAGCGAATACAGCATCGCTACAGGACGAACTGTACCTGAATGATGGTCACGGAAAGCTAAACAAAGCAACGCTGCCTGCAATGACGATGAGCAGCAAGTCGTGCATACGGCCGGTCGATTACGATGGCGACGGTGATCTCGATTTGTTCGTGGGTGGGCGGGTTGTGCCGGGCCGGTACCCCGAAACACCGCAGTCGTATCTGCTCGAAAATAAAGGCAACGCACGGTTCAGTCTGGTCGATGTACCGTTTGCATCGGTTGGGATGGTGACGGATGCTCAGTGGAGTGATTTGGACGGCGACAACCGGCCCGACCTGATACTGTGTGGCGAGTTCATGCCGGTCATAGTCTACCAAAACACGAAGAGTGGGTTTGTCGATCAGACGAAAACGTATATGCCCAGGGGTGAGACGGGTTTTTGGTCGTCGCTGACGGTTGCTGATCTAAATGGCGATGGGAAGAAAGACATCATAGCCGGTAACCTGGGGCTTAATTCGCAGATCAAAGCATCGACCACTGAGCCCGCTGAACTGTTGTTTGCCGACTTCGACGGGAATGGCTCGGTCGATCCGTTTTTCTGCTACTACATTCAGGGCAAGACGTACCCGTTTGTCAGCCGCGACGAGCTGAACGATCAGATATACGCCATGCGCCGGAAGTTTGCCTACTACAAAGACTACGCGAACGCATCGGCAACGGATATTTTCTCAGCGGAGGAGTTGGCCAAAGCCCACAAGCTCACCGTGACCAATACGCGTTCGGTTTGCTACCTGCGGCAGGGGAATACGTTCGTACCGGGTGAACTACCGATTCAGGCACAATTTGCGCCCGTTACCAGCACCCTGACGGGCGATTATGACCGGAACGGCACAACAGACCTGCTGCTGCTCGGCAACCGGTCCGACAACCGGCTGAAGCTGGGCAGTATGGATGCCAATTACGGCTGTCTGCTATCGGGCGACGGGAAAGGCGGCTTCACCTACGTCAGTCAGCCCGCGTCCGGTTTGTTGGTGCAGGGCGACGTAAAATCAGCCATGACGGTAACCATCGGCGGTCAGCCGTATGTACTGATCGGATCGTTCAACCAGCCACTGCAACTGTATAAAACCACGAAGCCATGA